Proteins from a genomic interval of Candidatus Firestonebacteria bacterium RIFOXYD2_FULL_39_29:
- a CDS encoding 4-hydroxy-tetrahydrodipicolinate reductase, producing the protein MIKVIIIGAAGRMGSVITKNIAAEKGVTIAGVIESAKFPGIGKDIGYVTGNGKIGVNLSSNLSEIAAKCDVIIDFTLPASSLKNLEIAVKFKKAVIIGTTGFNDAEKKLIAAAGKAIPVVFAPSMSIGVNLLFKLVKEAAEVLKGYDAEIIETHHRFKKDAPSGTALRLGESIASGKGVDFKKNTIFGREGIVGERKPGEIAIHAVRSGDVAGEHVVSFGTIGERIELVHKASSREAYASGTILAVRYIYKAKAGLYDMQDVLGLK; encoded by the coding sequence ATGATAAAAGTTATAATTATAGGCGCCGCGGGAAGAATGGGGTCGGTAATAACTAAAAATATTGCAGCAGAAAAGGGTGTTACTATTGCAGGGGTAATTGAAAGTGCGAAGTTTCCGGGAATAGGTAAGGATATTGGATATGTTACCGGCAACGGTAAAATCGGTGTAAATTTGTCTTCTAATCTTTCAGAGATCGCGGCAAAATGCGATGTAATAATTGATTTTACTTTGCCGGCTTCTTCTTTGAAAAATCTCGAAATTGCCGTTAAATTCAAAAAGGCTGTTATTATAGGAACGACCGGTTTTAATGATGCAGAAAAAAAGCTGATAGCTGCAGCGGGAAAAGCTATTCCTGTTGTTTTTGCTCCAAGCATGAGCATAGGGGTGAATCTTCTTTTTAAGCTTGTAAAGGAAGCTGCTGAGGTCCTTAAGGGCTATGATGCTGAGATAATCGAGACCCATCACCGTTTCAAAAAAGATGCTCCTTCAGGGACGGCTTTAAGGCTCGGTGAAAGTATAGCCTCCGGGAAGGGTGTTGATTTTAAAAAAAATACTATATTCGGCAGGGAAGGTATTGTAGGCGAAAGAAAGCCCGGTGAAATTGCTATTCATGCAGTTAGATCCGGAGATGTTGCAGGCGAGCATGTCGTTTCATTTGGAACAATAGGCGAAAGGATCGAACTGGTACATAAAGCTTCCAGCCGAGAAGCCTACGCAAGCGGGACCATTCTTGCAGTAAGGTATATTTACAAGGCAAAAGCAGGGCTTTATGATATGCAGGATGTACTGGGGCTTAAGTGA
- a CDS encoding 4-hydroxy-tetrahydrodipicolinate synthase, with protein MFEGLVTALITPFKNYKVDEARVKENVEFQIKNKVSGLLPCGTTGESPTLSNEEHKKVIQLVLKAAKGRVPVMAGTGSNSTDEAVELTRYAKKIGCDAALMVSPYYNKPTQKGLYMHFKKVADTVDIPIMLYNIPGRTGVTIETATMLKLKNDCKNIIGVKEATGSLDMTSQIISACGKDFCVMSGDDNLTLPIMSVGGKGVISVISNIMPGKVAEMTAAYARKEIKKAIELHYFLFPLIKAAFIETNPIPIKTAMMLAGMDTGEMRLPMCEMEDGTFEKLKEVLKGYGLVK; from the coding sequence ATGTTTGAAGGTTTAGTAACAGCGCTTATTACTCCGTTTAAGAACTATAAAGTTGATGAAGCGAGAGTAAAAGAAAATGTGGAGTTTCAAATAAAGAATAAAGTCTCCGGACTTCTGCCTTGCGGCACAACGGGTGAATCTCCGACTTTGTCTAATGAGGAGCATAAAAAAGTAATTCAATTGGTTTTAAAAGCAGCAAAAGGCAGAGTTCCTGTTATGGCCGGCACCGGTTCGAATTCTACGGATGAAGCAGTTGAGCTTACCAGATATGCAAAAAAGATAGGCTGCGATGCTGCGCTCATGGTCTCTCCATATTACAATAAGCCGACGCAAAAAGGGCTTTATATGCATTTTAAGAAAGTAGCTGACACTGTCGATATTCCTATAATGCTGTATAACATTCCGGGGCGCACGGGCGTAACGATAGAAACAGCTACTATGCTAAAATTAAAAAATGACTGTAAAAATATTATAGGAGTAAAAGAAGCTACCGGTAGTTTGGATATGACAAGCCAGATCATCTCTGCCTGCGGAAAAGATTTCTGCGTTATGTCGGGTGATGACAATCTGACTCTGCCTATCATGTCTGTCGGCGGAAAAGGGGTTATCTCCGTAATTTCTAATATTATGCCGGGAAAGGTTGCTGAAATGACCGCGGCTTATGCAAGAAAGGAAATTAAAAAAGCGATTGAGCTTCATTATTTCCTGTTTCCGCTGATCAAGGCGGCGTTTATAGAAACAAATCCTATTCCTATAAAAACTGCGATGATGCTTGCCGGTATGGATACAGGGGAAATGCGTCTTCCAATGTGTGAAATGGAAGATGGAACTTTTGAAAAATTAAAGGAAGTTTTGAAGGGTTACGGGCTAGTGAAGTAG
- a CDS encoding diaminopimelate epimerase yields the protein MKSVAFSKMSGTGNDFIIIDNRKGVIANSKKFALAVCNRKRSVGADGVLLVERSKVADYKMRIINSDGSEAGMCGNGIRCIAMFAFLKKIAGKEQSVETLSGLKTVTITDSGKGVVDVNMGVPKDEKFGIHVRTCGKSFLAYYVNTGVPHTVVFNKNVNVAVDGRQIRYHKVFKPAGTNVDFVKVIDKHTIRVRTYERGVEEETDACGTGATASAYITNMLCKTKFPAKVVTSGGDILKIDADEDGNLYMSGKVTNICEGKIFY from the coding sequence ATGAAAAGTGTTGCATTTTCAAAAATGAGCGGTACCGGTAATGATTTTATTATTATAGATAACCGGAAAGGCGTAATAGCAAACAGTAAAAAGTTCGCTCTGGCAGTTTGTAACAGAAAAAGATCCGTCGGCGCTGACGGTGTATTACTTGTTGAAAGATCTAAAGTTGCGGACTATAAAATGCGGATTATTAATTCTGACGGTTCGGAAGCCGGTATGTGCGGTAATGGTATACGCTGTATTGCCATGTTTGCCTTCTTGAAAAAGATTGCAGGAAAAGAGCAGTCTGTAGAGACCTTGTCCGGTCTTAAAACGGTTACAATAACGGATTCCGGTAAAGGAGTCGTTGACGTCAATATGGGAGTGCCTAAAGATGAAAAATTTGGAATACATGTAAGAACATGTGGAAAGAGTTTTCTCGCATATTATGTCAATACAGGTGTTCCGCATACGGTCGTGTTTAATAAAAATGTAAATGTTGCAGTAGATGGCAGACAGATAAGGTATCATAAAGTATTTAAACCTGCAGGTACGAATGTTGATTTTGTAAAGGTCATAGATAAACATACAATAAGGGTCCGCACGTATGAAAGAGGTGTCGAGGAAGAGACGGATGCCTGCGGCACAGGGGCAACAGCTTCCGCTTATATTACAAATATGCTTTGCAAGACAAAATTTCCCGCGAAGGTTGTAACTTCTGGCGGGGACATTTTGAAAATAGACGCTGATGAAGACGGGAATTTATACATGTCGGGTAAAGTTACAAATATTTGTGAAGGTAAAATATTCTATTGA
- a CDS encoding diaminopimelate decarboxylase produces MHYFGFKKGQLYCENVKVSSIAKSTGTPVYIYSKRTIVEHYRKIDEAFKGTDHLICYALKANSNFAIIKLLQKEGCGADIVSGGELYKALKSGISPLKIVYAGVGKTRDEIKTAIKSRIFMFNIESMPEAERINSVAGKLGKKVEVALRINPDVDPDTHHYITTGKKENKFGINISKAKEFFLATGRLKNLKVCGIHTHIGSQITKVEPYIMALKKVIALKKELEKIGIIITRLNIGGGLGIIYKNENPETPASFAKKILPLLKPLGVKVILEPGRFIVGNSGIMAAQVQYIKIGEVKNYVILDAGMNDFIRPSLYGAYHDIVAVRKTKGKIRADVVGPICESGDFFGKNRVLPGVKDGDYMAVMSAGAYGFSMSSNYNCRRKPVEVLVDGSKYKVIRRRESFADLFKEEKA; encoded by the coding sequence ATGCATTATTTTGGGTTCAAGAAGGGTCAGTTATATTGTGAAAATGTAAAAGTTTCAAGTATAGCAAAAAGTACAGGAACACCTGTTTATATATACAGCAAAAGGACTATTGTTGAGCATTATAGAAAAATAGATGAAGCTTTTAAGGGTACGGATCATTTGATCTGCTATGCGTTAAAAGCCAATTCAAACTTTGCAATAATAAAATTGCTGCAGAAGGAAGGTTGTGGCGCAGATATAGTATCGGGAGGCGAGCTCTATAAAGCGCTTAAATCAGGGATTTCTCCTTTGAAAATTGTATATGCAGGTGTAGGTAAAACAAGAGATGAAATTAAGACTGCTATTAAAAGCCGGATCTTTATGTTTAATATTGAATCAATGCCGGAAGCTGAACGTATAAATTCAGTAGCGGGAAAACTTGGCAAAAAGGTTGAAGTAGCTCTCAGGATAAATCCTGATGTAGACCCGGATACGCATCATTATATTACTACCGGTAAAAAAGAGAATAAATTCGGTATTAATATCAGTAAAGCTAAAGAGTTTTTCCTTGCTACCGGCAGGTTGAAGAACTTGAAAGTATGCGGGATCCATACCCATATAGGCTCGCAGATAACGAAGGTGGAACCTTATATAATGGCTTTAAAGAAGGTTATTGCCCTTAAAAAAGAACTTGAGAAGATAGGGATTATTATTACAAGGCTTAATATAGGCGGGGGTTTAGGCATAATTTATAAGAACGAAAATCCTGAAACGCCTGCAAGTTTTGCCAAAAAAATACTTCCTCTTCTTAAACCTCTGGGAGTTAAGGTTATACTGGAGCCAGGCAGGTTTATTGTCGGAAATTCGGGGATAATGGCGGCCCAGGTACAATACATAAAAATCGGGGAAGTAAAGAATTATGTTATATTAGATGCCGGTATGAATGATTTTATCCGGCCTTCCCTTTATGGTGCCTATCATGATATTGTTGCGGTTAGAAAAACTAAGGGTAAGATTAGAGCTGATGTTGTGGGACCTATTTGCGAATCAGGGGATTTTTTCGGGAAAAACCGGGTACTTCCGGGGGTCAAAGACGGTGATTATATGGCTGTAATGAGTGCCGGTGCTTACGGGTTCTCAATGTCTTCCAATTATAATTGCAGGCGTAAACCCGTTGAAGTCCTTGTAGACGGTTCTAAATATAAAGTAATTAGAAGAAGAGAGAGTTTTGCGGATCTTTTTAAGGAAGAAAAGGCATAA
- a CDS encoding bifunctional 5,10-methylene-tetrahydrofolate dehydrogenase/5,10-methylene-tetrahydrofolate cyclohydrolase has translation MSAVLLDGESVAKKIKEGLKKEIEGFNSRGKELKLIAVQVGENAASRVYVNQQKKACEEMGLKYELKELASTTTEKVLLEYIESLNNDASVTGIILQMPLPKEIDPKSVQIKISPKKDVEGLNPYNMGLLVYGKQVVAPCTALGAVELLKSSGVELKGKEVVIIGHSEIVGKPILLLMLQSLTESPTPTVCHIATKDTPSHTKKADIVFVAVGKPGLVKAEMLKAGSIVIDIGINRVPVLDANGVHVADEKTGRPKMKTVGDVDFEKAKEVCGMISPVPGGVGPLTVTMLIKNTIECAKWQGE, from the coding sequence ATGTCTGCAGTTTTACTCGATGGAGAATCAGTTGCAAAAAAGATCAAAGAAGGTTTAAAAAAAGAGATAGAAGGTTTTAACTCCCGGGGTAAAGAGCTAAAACTTATTGCTGTTCAGGTGGGAGAAAATGCTGCCTCACGTGTATATGTTAACCAGCAAAAAAAAGCTTGTGAAGAGATGGGATTGAAATACGAACTTAAAGAACTTGCTTCAACTACTACAGAAAAAGTGCTTTTAGAATATATAGAAAGTTTAAATAATGACGCATCGGTTACAGGGATAATTCTTCAGATGCCTCTCCCTAAAGAGATTGATCCTAAAAGTGTTCAAATAAAGATATCGCCAAAAAAAGATGTTGAAGGTTTAAACCCGTATAATATGGGGCTTTTGGTCTATGGGAAACAGGTTGTAGCGCCCTGCACGGCGCTGGGCGCGGTGGAACTTCTAAAAAGCAGCGGGGTTGAATTAAAAGGTAAGGAAGTTGTCATAATAGGCCATAGTGAAATAGTCGGGAAACCTATTTTATTACTTATGCTTCAATCTTTGACTGAATCTCCCACTCCTACGGTCTGTCATATCGCGACCAAGGATACACCGTCACATACAAAGAAGGCTGATATTGTTTTCGTTGCTGTAGGAAAACCGGGCTTGGTTAAAGCCGAGATGCTTAAAGCGGGATCCATTGTTATAGATATAGGTATTAACAGGGTCCCTGTGCTTGATGCGAACGGGGTTCATGTGGCAGATGAAAAAACCGGAAGGCCAAAAATGAAGACAGTAGGAGATGTTGATTTTGAGAAGGCAAAAGAAGTTTGCGGGATGATCTCACCTGTCCCAGGGGGTGTAGGTCCTTTGACCGTTACAATGCTTATTAAAAACACAATAGAATGCGCTAAATGGCAGGGCGAATAG
- a CDS encoding rubrerythrin encodes MASVKGTETEKNLLASFAGESQARNRYTYFASVAKKEGFEQIAWYFSDTADNEKEHAKRFFKFLEGGDLQITATYPAGIIGTTKENLKASAAGEKHEYTVLYPEAAKIAEKEGFKEVAALFRAVSKAEMLHEGRYNKLMANLEKGSVFKKSGTVKWKCRNCGYMHEGPEALEQCPACLHPKAYFELFCENY; translated from the coding sequence ATGGCGAGTGTAAAAGGTACTGAGACTGAAAAAAATCTTCTTGCATCTTTTGCGGGGGAGTCACAGGCGCGGAATAGGTATACATATTTTGCTTCTGTGGCAAAAAAGGAAGGATTTGAACAGATTGCATGGTATTTTAGTGATACTGCGGATAACGAAAAAGAACATGCAAAAAGATTTTTTAAATTTCTGGAGGGAGGGGATCTGCAGATAACGGCGACATATCCTGCGGGAATTATAGGAACGACGAAGGAAAACCTGAAAGCCTCTGCGGCAGGGGAAAAACATGAATATACGGTTTTATATCCCGAAGCTGCAAAAATAGCCGAAAAAGAAGGTTTTAAAGAGGTTGCTGCGCTGTTTAGAGCTGTCAGTAAAGCTGAAATGTTGCATGAGGGTCGTTATAATAAACTTATGGCTAACTTGGAAAAAGGAAGTGTCTTTAAAAAGAGCGGTACGGTTAAATGGAAATGCAGAAATTGCGGATATATGCATGAAGGCCCGGAGGCTTTGGAACAATGTCCTGCTTGCTTGCATCCCAAAGCATATTTTGAGCTTTTCTGTGAGAACTATTAA
- a CDS encoding flavin reductase has protein sequence MENKALQKINYGLYIVSAKNGGKFNGQIVNTVFQVTSEPPSVAICINKNNLTYGYIDKDKAFSVSVLEKETPMIYIGKFGFKSGKDIDKFVDTKYIIGKTGVPVVIDWSLAYFECEVISQTDAGTHAIFIGKVVNEGILQEDKEALTYEYYRSIKKGKSPKNAPTFAGNR, from the coding sequence ATGGAAAATAAAGCTTTACAGAAAATAAATTACGGTTTGTATATTGTAAGCGCCAAAAATGGCGGTAAATTCAACGGTCAAATTGTAAATACAGTTTTTCAAGTTACTTCCGAGCCGCCTAGTGTTGCAATTTGTATAAATAAAAATAATTTAACTTATGGTTATATTGATAAAGATAAAGCTTTCTCTGTTTCTGTGTTGGAAAAAGAAACGCCCATGATCTACATAGGAAAATTTGGATTCAAGAGCGGAAAAGATATTGATAAGTTTGTGGATACGAAGTATATTATAGGTAAGACGGGTGTTCCTGTTGTTATAGACTGGTCTTTAGCTTATTTTGAATGCGAAGTAATCTCTCAAACTGACGCAGGTACTCATGCTATATTCATCGGTAAAGTAGTAAATGAGGGTATTTTGCAGGAAGATAAAGAGGCTTTAACGTATGAATACTATCGGTCGATAAAAAAAGGCAAATCGCCGAAGAACGCACCAACATTTGCAGGAAACCGGTAA